GTAAATAAAGATTGCATTTTAGTAAGAAAGTGAAAATATCTCAAAACATGCATAGGCATATTaggtttaaatatattttattttctttatttgaaagtCTGGCCCACAGAGTGTCTGCTTAGAAAGATTCTGGTCCTTGGAAACATATATTGGGGGATGTTtcttaaaaatattgttttatatgaAAAACAGACGGCAGTGTATCACACTTATTACCAGGCTACTGTCTTTCTCTCAATTATTGTCAGCCAGTCTGAAACCTATCCTCATGTCACAAGAACGTTGTTTGTTGACTTACTGTATCTGCTATCTGTTGTACCTTGCACATGTCACCCctgaacaacatttttttgtcaattgtttttcattgaaagagaattaatatttaaatctataaaataaccaaatatagCCATTCTTAATTAACCCAAACTTTTTATCTCAAGATATTTTTGTTTGCAAAGTGTATTAGCTAATTTCAAGAGAAAGCAAATTATAATCAGAAAGTGGTATGTTAATATTTACATGATAACTATCAAAGCTTATAAGTAACACATTTTCTATTGATCAACTAACTGATTAATCAAGTAATCAATCATTTCAGTATTAGTTTTAATTAATCTTGCTAGGTCAAACTTTgaagcattaaaacattttaaaaaggtttactTAAGTACTCTAAGCTTTGTCAACtggtaaaataaattgtttagGAAGTTGAaccaaagaaaatgtgttgccATTTATACATCAGTcaataaaagttattatttgACTAAATTAGGTACACTAAACTAGAATACTTGATCTAAAAACTGGCTTCATCAATTAGTGCTAACCTACATATTTTACCCTATTTAATATCCCTCATGGGTCCAAGACCCTACTGCAAATACCAATCAGGTTGTCTTTATTGCAGGAGTTTTATCTGTGGCGGCGCTGTTTGGGTACGGTGAAGGAGGGCTATTATGAGCCAGCTTGAGGGGACAAAATGCAGCTTCCTGGTGTGCCTGGGGATGAGTATTATTATCTGTTCAGTCATTTACATGAGGACCAGGATGCCAACAGAGCCTAAGCTGCCACAGCCTCCAAGTTGCAGACCCTTCTCCACTGAATGTAAAGCTCTGGTGCCCGGCATGGAGGAAGGAGTAGAATGGCACCAGCATGACTGCCGGGTATGTTTGTATAGCATTCCAAAAATCTAAGTTAAACTGAAGaattataacatttaaatgtaagtaaagagtctagttaaaaaaaaaatgtcaaaagggtAACTATGTTTTGATGtcaatatatgttttatatgtttataGGTGGAAAGCTATATTCTGAATAGTGGCATGCAGTGTTCCAATTTGACCAGTGACCTGCACTTCATCACAAGACCTCTAAGCCGGGAGGAGGAAGACTACCCTTTAGCATTCATTGTAACTATTCACAAGGAGCTGGAACTATTTGTGCGCCTGTTGCGGGCCATTTACATGCCACAAAACGTCTACTGCATTCATGTGGATAATAAAGCTTCGCTGGAGTACCAAGCGGCAGTAATGAAGCTAGTTGGCTGCTTTGAAAATACCTTCCTCTCCAGCCGCAGCGAGACAGTAACGTACGCTGGGTTTTCCCGACTGCAAGCAGACTTCAACTGCATGGCGGATCTAGCAAAGTCAAAGATAGGCTGGAGGAAGGTGGTGAATCTGTGCGGACAGGACTTCCCTGTCCAAAGCAACCTGGAACTGGTGCGGTACATGCAGAGCAAAGAGTGGAGGGACAGAAACATGACGCCCGGGGTCAAGCAACCGGAGTCTATGAGGCACAGAACACAGCTTCAGCACAGAGAGATAATGGGCTCACATGTAGCCCAGAAAGGGTTGGGACTTAGGAAAGGTCCTCCTCCACAAAACTTGCAAATTTATTTTGGAACAGCCTACTATGCTCTCACAAGAGCTTTTGTAGACTTTGTTCTAAAAAGCCCAATAGCCCAAGACCTCTTGGAGTGGTCCAAGGACACGTTCAGTCCAGATGAGCACTACTGGGTGACACTCAACCACATCAAAGGTAAACTGCCTTTTTAAAACGGGTACATGTAGTAGGAAGTTCAGAACCACAAATCCTAGAATGGAACTATTACTTATTAACTAGTGTGATTATGATgtttgaacaaaagaaaaaaaacactggatacAGAAACACAATCAATGCAACAAGGTCAAACAGCATATTTAATCCTTAAACGTTTTACACTGGCTCACTGACGGTGCTTTTATGGCAGGATTTCAAGTTAGGTGAagttaacccttatgttgtccttcGGTCAAATTCAACCTGTTTTCagttaatccttttttttgccacaaaAATTAGGCTGTCACaataagtgctgaaaatgtcaacaataaaaaatatcaaaaaactttggcaaaaaggtcaaaaaagcacccacaacattgaaaaactgacaaaacatttggaaaaagtgatgataatgttgacaaaaagtgaccaaaacgtttGCTTGTTTActtggttgacgggaagacaatacaagggttaagtcaATGAGCTGTGTGATCTAAAGCAATGAATTGCAAGAAGATCTGTGTTAAATTCCTTTTTTGAGGGTACGTACCAAAATGGGAATTTTGGTCTGGATTCTTAATTGACCTTAATGAGTGAGCCACAGCATGACTGATGCCATCACACTTGTAGGAGCACATTTGGCAAAATACTATATGGAATGTGACATTTAAAGGTGATGGAAAatgataaacatgtttttttattctagtatgaaaatgttttcacagaACACTACCAACTAGAAAAGATGGCACAATTGTTTGCTTGAAGTAACggatttcctttatttttatcccgcacataaaacacaaaaagaaaactccaGCAAATGAACTTAATgaacattgtttaaaataaagatcCTAATAATTTACCATTAAAAGTTAATACTCATGATTAATATCTATATTGATCATCAACAATATTGTATCAGAGGGTCCCTTCCTATTCCCTATATTTAATAACTCGTGGTTGGTCTCCTTTCTCACTCTCAAATAATTAAGTAGTCAAGTAAACTAAAATGGCGATTTTTCCttctacattaaaaaacaagcaTGTAACTTATTAAGAAATATTGCCAGAGGTCTTGTCCAAGGAACAGactgaataaattaaattagtcCCTAAGTGCTCCTAAACGAGTGGTTGAAATGGGTTTATTTCCACTAAGGGAAATCAATAAAGTGCAACAAACTGTATTCTTTTTAGCATCATATCTGTCCCAAGGTGTCAATAAGGCAGACCTTATCTTGGTAACAAAAGAGAGCCataggaggtgtgtgtgtgtcagagagagagagagagggagagggagagggagagagagagggagagggagagggagagggagagggagggagagggagagggagagagagagagagagagagaccaagtATTTTTAGGTCTATCCTATGCTTTTTGATCATCTTGTCAAGACATTAGCAATCTTTACAATTTCTCCGTTACTTAGGATTACCAATAGGCAAATATAGTGATTCTTTGGGAAATTGTTCAGCTTtgtcttgtttgtattttatttttatttttacagttgaCGGGCTGAGTACAGGTGACGTGACAAAGACGGCACGAATTGCAAAAtggcagaagagagagaaaatagtgAGGGGAGAAGAAACATGCCAGAGTAAACGATAAAAAGGTGCCCAACGTTTGGGATCATTTCAAGCTGTaattaagctttttttaaacaaaacaagcttaccacaaataaatgataaatggtcatgtgatatgaATTGTCAGACATGTTAATATGGGTGGAGATCCTTTCTGATATGGAGCATAAACACTTGTGTAGGCAgagactgtttttgtttcaaaaggctttttaaaaatgaaaacgcAGTAGTGAGGGTGTAGCTTTAGGTTAGCACACAGAGGCTTCCCTAAGCTTTTCTATGGGAAGCATCTAGGACTGTGTCCCATGCAGTGGATGTGACTGTTCCAGACTGGGGTAAGTAAATCCTTATAATTCAATTAAGTCACATAATTATAATTCATTTTGTCTGGTTATGTGTTTAAAGAAGCTCCAGGCAGCCACATTGATGGAGGCTGGGCAGGAGACATCCGGGCAATCAAGTGGAGGGATCAAGAGGGAAAGACACACAATGGCTGCAAAGGTACAGTAAACAAGTGCATCTATTATAATTAGGTACTATTTCATTGATTAACTACTGTTCATTACCACAGAGCTTATCTACGGTCTTAAATTCAACTGTGTGTTCTTGTGACTGGGAATTCTAAATACAATGGAAATGTCATTTGAACAGAATCTGTTATGTAATTTGCAAACTAGAGCCAGACcgaaaaataatttttaaggTCGATACTTATACGAAGATTTGGTAATTTAAAATCCAATATGccaatattttttgtattattaaattcCAGAAaagcgttacaaaacataaatgaaatgtataaatacttaacacttaaacacattaacaaaaaaaaaaaaaaaggttgacagtccatttttattttttaaatattcatttatcagaatcagttatttgtcattataaattattctgatgaatgaatatttaaaaaaagccgatatattggtcgggctctattACAAACAATCAAATCGGTGAATGTTTTGGGACAAAGACAAACTCAATACACAGATGAACGAGTACTAATTAAGTACTAAAATgaataactgtttttgttttttctaacattaGCCTACCTCATACTCATGTCTTCATATCCAGCACAAATATCTCAAATCTTTTTTCTGATGACATAAACGTTGTATGCTCCTTACTTCCTTACTTATGTTTGGCTCTTTGGCTCCAGACAGGATTATAGGACCCATTACTTGCCAAGGCAAAACAATATTTACTCAACAAACGATGATAAGAGCATAGATATGAGGATTTATCTCATATGACTTATACTAAAAGAGATTTAGTTTGTTTGACCTTTAACaggttaaaaaggaaaaaaaacatgtggcaAAACAGACTCAGCTACAGTgtggaaaaagtatttgatcccctgctgatttgcCCACTGATCAAAAACAATGagcagtctataattttaattgtatatttatttgaacagtgagagacagaataacaaaacaaaacaaaaaaacatgtaaaaaatgtaatacattaattttcattttaatgagggaaatatgcaaaacatgacttagtacttggtggcaaaactcttgttggcaatcacagaggtcagacgtttcttgtagttggTCACCAGGCTGGAATCCCTATCTACAACCCATTTTTAATGCCCTGGCTGAGGGAAAGAGGTTCTCATCCAAGATTTGACGGTACTTTGCCCCGTCCATAGTCCCTTTGATGCAGTGAATTCGTCCTGTCCCCTTAGCAGAAcactccctttaagagtgtgctcctaatctcagctcgTTACCTGTCTAAAAATACACCcgggagccagaaatctttctgattgagaaggggtcaaatacatatttccctttattaaaatgcaaatcaatgtataacatttttttacatgcgtttttctggattttcttgttgaTATTCTGTCTCACTGTTCATATAAATCTACccttaaaattatagactgatcatttctttgtcagtgggcaaacgtacaaaatcagcaggggatcaaatacttttttccctgACTGTAGTATCTAATTTACAAATACAGGACTaaaattgttgtcatttttcagGACATTATGTACGAGACATCTGTATCTATGGAGTGGAAGACCTGCCATGGATCATCAACAGGAACAGCATGTTTGCCAATAAGTTTGAGAGTAATACCTTTCCTGAGGCCCTGGACTGCCTGGAGCAGTGGCACAGGAACAAGGTGTTAAACCAGGCAACTGTTCCCATAGAGAAAGCATGGCTGCTGGCCACACAGAGCAACTCAAGCAGCAGCTACTTCAACAGCTTAGCCGGGGCATGAAATTGCCGCTGGTATCCACAACAAAAGTCGGGCTACAAGCAGTTCTGATTATTTGCACTCGTTCAGTGGCTGtgtatgtgaaaaatgtggtCAGGGAAAAGCTAAACTGATAAAAGAAGGCCAATGCACAGACCACTTCCTCTGTCAGCTACACAAATTATGAAAGTGTAAGATGACTATTCTTTCTCCGAATCAGAAGATGTGTGGaataaaccacacacacacacacacacacacacactcactcttttgggcaccccaggtaaaaatttgtataatgtgcataaagaagccaagaaaggatggaaaaatctccaaaaggcatcaaatgacagattagatatttgtataatatgtcacaaaaagtttgattttatttccagcatttacactttcaaattaacagaaaaccaaaaaattgcatctgcaaaagtttgggcaacctgCAGTTTATAGCAttcaccgccccctttggaaagctgagacccaACAGTGtgatggattgttctcaatcatcgtctggaaagaccaggtgatgtcaatcttaaggttttaaatgcccagactcatctgaccttgccccaacaatcagcaccatgggttcttctaagcagttgtctaggaaactgaaactgaaaatggttgacgctcacaaagcatgagaaggctataagaagatagcaaagtgtTTTAAGATGCCAATATCCTGTGTTTGGAATGAatttaagaaatggcagtcatcaggaacagtggaagttaatgCAAGATCTGTAAGATCAAGAAAGAAAGCAggcagaacagctcgcaggattgtgagaaaagtaactcaaaacccacgtttgagtgcacgatccatccagaaagacctggcagacacagGAGTTGTgatacaccattccactataaagagatacttgtacaaatatggtcttcatggaagagtcatcagaagaaaacctcttctacgtcctccccacaaaaatcagcgtttgaagtttgcaaatgaacatacagacaagcctgatgcattgtggaaagaagttctgtggaccgatatggttaaaatataacttttcgGCCGGAATTAGCAAGGGACGTTTGGAGAataaagggcacagaatttaatgaaaagaacctctgtccaactgttaagcatggggggaccaatcatgctttggggttgtattgcagccagtggcacagggaacatttcacaagtagaataaaaagttaatgtaataatattttagcaaatttttgatgctaacttgatgccatctgtgaaaatgctgaagttaaagagaagaTGGCTTTTACAAATGAATAATGTtactaaacacacctcaaaatccacagtggattacatcaagaggcgtaaactgaagattttgccatggccttcacaatctcctgacctcaacataactccttacctcaacataattgaaaatctatggctagaccttaaaagagcagtgtgtgacagacagcccagaaatctcaaagaactggaagacttttttaaagaagaattggcgaagatacctcaaacaagaattgaaagactacaagaagcgtttccaagctgtggtACTTGCCAAaaggggcagtacaaggtattaactctgcagggtgccaaaacttttgcagacgccctttttttgaaagtgtgaatgatggaaataaaatctaactttttgtgacatattattttaatttctaatccgtcatttgatgccttttggagttttttccatcttttctcggcttctttgtgcacattaatacaaacttttacctggggtgcccaaactttcgagccccactgaaTGCTGTTTGAGACAACTACACCACATAAAATACTGAACATGCATTCATATCgtttaatttattgtaatattgtttaAGTGTGTGATACTTAAAACACTACTGAAAggactgtctttttttaagtatgTAGAGACTAGAAggtgtaaacaaacaaataaagacaatatttaaacatttctcctttctttcctttttaaaacaagtttaaagcCATGAttgcagctctgtgaggctgtgcttTCTGCAAAATGTTAACTttggcatgctaacatgctcacagtgacaatgctGACATGCTAATGTTGAGCAAGTATGTTTAGCCTCTTAGTTGGGTGTGTAAGAATACTAACATGTGCTCATTAGCACAAAACCCAAGGTACGACAGATGCTCAGTCAAGTGAAATGTGCTTGCtccttttttcttaaaatacttttacaatCATTTAAAGTTCCCAGTCATTTGGGTCATGGTGTTGTCCGGAAAGTCAAGGTCTACCTAACATTGAGCAAGTTCGTTCAATGTTTTTCTAGCCCTAGGCAGGCTGCCTACATTGATTTTGACGGCCTAAAAAGCTATTCcctgttgaaaaaataaataaacgaGAACTCAAAGAATTCACTGTggcttttactgtaaagcacttaaACAAAAGGGTAGGAGTTGGCTCAGTTAAGGTAAGTGGTTACACTGGCCACTCAACATTTGGATATATTTCCCTGCACTTTTATTGGCAGATCAGTATTACAAAAGCCATTTGTTAAGACAAAAAGCTGCACATTCTGCTCTTTATAGGTTTACGTCAAAACCTCTAACACACCGCCTTAGGGTGTATTCAAACCATTACagcactaaaaacacaaaagacataGGCTGGATCTCAACCTCCACCCTATGACCTAGGCTGTGAACCCTCACagattattacattacataatgtGCCATTTCATTGTATACATTAAGATAAATGCAAAAGTGGCCCTCTAAATGACAGAAagataaagacaacaacagagaTCACTTTCACAGCACTGATGTGAGCTAAACATAACCATGGTTGATTTCCACTTTTTTGCTTGGAAATGTGAATAGTCATCAAATTTGCCAACAATTGTCTACACTATGGCAGCCATATTTGAAACTAAATAAGAAGCAGGCAAAGTCCTCTTATGCCAGGGGttataaagacaacaaattCTGTGCTGCCTAATAAGTCTATCTAAGGAAAAATCTCTGCAGACAGTTAGTTTCCCACAGGCAATGGAACTTCCCTTATGGTTTTAGACCCTATTTCTGGCTAAGTCAAACAACTGATACGTGCCAAGATGCTTTCTCTTACACAGAAACGAAAGGGACTGAATTTAATCTGCTTACTGCTACATTATAACAGGTTGTGCATAAGAAATTAGGACTATAAATTTAAAGTTACTATAATAAGCCCGTGACCCCTAATTGTTTGTATTATCTATCTTATCTATGTGAATATTGCGTATCTGGAACCACTCCAGTGCTAGACTGCTAGCGTTTCATCTACATTGATAACAAGATGAATCACTGCCAAACATTGGCCAGTGGTGGAAAAGTTGTCTGGATGGAAATAAATATAAGCTATAaggaaaatgaacaaaaaacacacagttggCAAACCATTGGTCCACCAAAGAACGTAGGAAAATAGTGACTAGGAGAAAAGATGAAACCTTGCTCACCTTGTGGCAGATATCTGTCTTGATCTCCTTCAGGGCCCTGTCAGAAAAGACGCAGCCACAGGTCTGCAGGTAACAAAACCTgaaaatggaaacattaattaacattaaatatataatatttatgggtcccatggcatgaaaatttcacttcatgaggcTTTTAAACgttaacatgagttccccccagcctgcctaaggtcccccagtggctagaaatgacaataggtataaaccgagccctgggtatccggctctgcctttgagaaaatgagagcTCAAATGGGCCGATCCTGAAtgttgctccttatgaggtcacaaggggcaacGGTACTATCCCTTCTGCTTTCAACATTAAACTATAATCTAATAAataattagtgctgtcaaactattaaaatatttatattgtgattaattgcattagtgtcatagttaactcgcaattaatcgcagatttctatctattctaaatgttccttgattttattttgtcccattattttttcttattttaagctCGCCATCCACTGGCAAGTCCAAACAAGTGTGggtggcgtgcctgttgttttgtttttggtctagctagatccgttgtggtgttgtagtttttctaaagTTACTATCTGTTCtgacagcatgtgaaaaaaactacaaagtttgctaggtcAAAAAGAACTTTAATCTTGTGATAAAGAAATTGACACTGTTAACTCTGTTAATAAagcatttaactgacagcacaaaaaaaaaaatctaatacgTCTCAAGTGATGATTAGATAAGTACTAGACTACAGTGAACTGGATGGACAAAGTTAATCTTAATCAAATGAAGAAATCTTTTAGATTGTTTGAGCAATTATACTTGATGACGTAAAGCACCACTCTCTTTATTATTCATAGGTTGTGAACCCTGTACTTGCTGTTCGTTACCTGTGCTTGCCATTCATCTCCAACCCAACAACAGGGCAAATGAACATGCCGCAGTTGAAGTCCTCATATCGGTCTCCTTTAGtattccttctctctccctcccactcaGGGTTATCAGTCAAGTTCAGTTCCTTTATATCCTGCAGAAGGAAtagataaatacatacaaaatatccAATAAGAAATCAATACAAGTGTACACAAGTGTTAACACCCACCCAAATTAAATcagaaacaaatgcattttctcTGGTTTCATAGCAGCGGAGGAGGAAACTTCCGTGATAACATACCTTGATCCCACGAATGTGAGTTACAGTTTGAGTATTGGGTCTCTCAGCAGTCTTATCCAGAAGATATTCAATGATAGCATCTTTGTTAAATAGCCTGAAACATAACATGGACCAGAATTTTAGGAGATAGTGCGCAATAAACTGATATTAAAAAATTATAGCTGGATGATGAGGGTTATCTGTTCGGGACGAGCTAAATAGTTTGCGAGTCAGCAAGTTTTTAACTCAAGTCTGTGCCATGAACAAAACATTCTCGAATCATCCTGTCTCCATAATTGTACCTGGGAAACTAATTTTGCCTGATTGAcgataaacaaacagaaatccAACGCTCACCTTCCCAGTTCACAGGCAACAATGGGGCGTCTGAGTTTCTCTTGGCTCAAGGCACAGTATTTCCACTGGGCAGCCAACTCTGCATTTTTATCAACCTGGAGACATGACAAGATAACGCTATGTAACGGCACACAATAATGTTACACACATAACAGCAGTAACTGTATATAAATTAACTAAATTTGAaacttttttaatcattctAAATGCAAATAGCAAGAGCGTTAAGCTATTACTGCCAGCcttttagctagctagatagctagcacacagttaacgttagcaaccCACGGACTGTTCTTGACaacatttagctagctagctagccaacaGTTATggatttggaaataataaacgTAACGTTAACCAACCTTCTCGACTTTCTTGGGGGCTTTCACCAACTCATGCCTTTTAGGAATCGTGCCACCGTCACATCCCATCTTGAAAGCGGACTTGTAAAGTGTGTCTAGTTAATCACCCAGTTAGCTTACAACGTACAAAGCTAATAGCAAGCAGGAAGTTCCCAGGTTGTAAACAAACAACGAGAGATCTGCAAAGCTCGCGGGATGGGCGATTGATTTGATGGTCGCCTTCTGGTGGCTGACTGAATTTAACGTACTCTTCAGGTGTATTTGATAGCTTCCGCCACAGTGTGGAGACATCCCCCCAAACATCAGTTTAATTTTGTCTGTTCAGCAAGCAGTCCAGATGAGAACTGCCGGAGGAATGGGAAGCACACATAAAatatgatattttattttattttaacagaacTACAACTAATTATAGTAATTATATACAATACAAACTTTTGatatttgcttttttccccagcacttgtgttagttttttaaagcaCCTTACACTATTGTAGCCATGCATGTATGAAAAACAACTTCACACAGATGACTTCATTCGTTTACTGCCCATCTATctagacatttttcatttagccATTAAACCCAGGACCTAGTAAGTGACATTAGTGTGGCTTCCAGACCTGTTGTCAGAGTGGTCTAAAGATGAAAGTTTCCTTGGAAGATAGTTCATTGAGTGCTAATTAGATCCGTTTCCTGTGCCTTGCAGGCTGCATATTAGTTTACTATCGATGGCGCTGTCCAAGAGCGACCATTAAGTTGGGGAATACCTCAGTGGAGACATTTCTGGCAGCATGACTGATCATTTGGAAAAGAAGACTGCtgtaagaataaaaacacagcattgGACTTCATTTTGGCTGAGAAAATAGATTTCAACCTCTTTACGCTCACCACATGCAGGCAGCTCCTACTGTGGTTCCCAAAattaacaaacataaacataaca
The Etheostoma cragini isolate CJK2018 chromosome 4, CSU_Ecrag_1.0, whole genome shotgun sequence genome window above contains:
- the gcnt7 gene encoding beta-1,3-galactosyl-O-glycosyl-glycoprotein beta-1,6-N-acetylglucosaminyltransferase 7; this encodes MSQLEGTKCSFLVCLGMSIIICSVIYMRTRMPTEPKLPQPPSCRPFSTECKALVPGMEEGVEWHQHDCRVESYILNSGMQCSNLTSDLHFITRPLSREEEDYPLAFIVTIHKELELFVRLLRAIYMPQNVYCIHVDNKASLEYQAAVMKLVGCFENTFLSSRSETVTYAGFSRLQADFNCMADLAKSKIGWRKVVNLCGQDFPVQSNLELVRYMQSKEWRDRNMTPGVKQPESMRHRTQLQHREIMGSHVAQKGLGLRKGPPPQNLQIYFGTAYYALTRAFVDFVLKSPIAQDLLEWSKDTFSPDEHYWVTLNHIKEAPGSHIDGGWAGDIRAIKWRDQEGKTHNGCKGHYVRDICIYGVEDLPWIINRNSMFANKFESNTFPEALDCLEQWHRNKVLNQATVPIEKAWLLATQSNSSSSYFNSLAGA
- the rtf2 gene encoding replication termination factor 2; translation: MGCDGGTIPKRHELVKAPKKVEKVDKNAELAAQWKYCALSQEKLRRPIVACELGRLFNKDAIIEYLLDKTAERPNTQTVTHIRGIKDIKELNLTDNPEWEGERRNTKGDRYEDFNCGMFICPVVGLEMNGKHRFCYLQTCGCVFSDRALKEIKTDICHKCGDTFKNEDVIVLNGTKEEVEKLREKMEERRTKAKTKKTKKSKAAEAVSTPSELKDDTQAPQVALTESSLENGESSQSAVAGSSSSSKGTKSSTSSATKRSVQEMTEKSEVFKSLFTSHSSAKRTKDQTSNWVTHTPYHF